The Schizosaccharomyces pombe strain 972h- genome assembly, chromosome: I genome contains a region encoding:
- a CDS encoding ubiquitin-protein ligase E3, protein MSVQAYTNTPNLPNLIHSESITNSPVFIPNLRSKSDNKHRLNTSEELPFTKKRRATKHFLKMEVSAKISEPPSSKSVEFGRHLNMRHDFSELLEQPLTTSKTRVFKSFNEKLKGKPQLVKSDKGVLPLNKQSDILNSYERVLSNASVDSALDKKAEVDIIPFDKSVMEPKNITFNDKSGLTKFGNSNSYETTYSDSSNYHTSTDSSQYNDQDDHVYDDTNDGTDDDINNNEYKDDESSSGSESYERDEDVDEEEEEDDDENNDEGDDEDENENDELRSENGSPNPSAAVINEQENMNMSGIEEYDETNLLNELGRIRRGNQFQSLASSILSSGNLENSDDEDVSLGPQTYRFNSSFHPFRSAFSAPGVQFGRLLEGIKDFSDPTVQMLSLQELSEAFAMSTEDMLVGLFSTDSYIAAFSEILSGRNYDFGEVSIQLMLSCTTCVSNMMEALPLCMAKIAYSPIVRILCERMFDMQYIDIAEQALGVLERLSKDFGICILEHRGMLAALQYFDFFYTTVQRTAISLAANCCKFLDESNASAAEEIIPLLSNILQSSDTIVVSKAYSCLETIIESLKTSPNIIETIISEDLITTIVNALTNSTSQNKSMHLQVQLLHIISSLCQSSSALILPFLNHNLPDVMYEMLCGIPPSDTSHQADMITMQSLYYCPIELIENLLRAITSLLPKNTSNLSDEFNTKLYRLNSILLTVVMDIYFIVPLHDIRSLAVTTALKMLCSIRENNLDGLVCSLPLSSFIASILNSRKSDNFLKRDALEMCLFLLEALPNVYSSLFIREGVVQEVGFLVRSTNADMKKIKLSISFSQNKSAARHEELKNLSTLKSLAKEFLSNYKEENLENSTLVQLKQLSKHLLSETKQDESFSELAKIFQEGSNITSHELLHSGLIHNLLLSLKKFGSSSLRTFLLAMNTCDEREVLEFGNGPLVSLIFCLQNLLSTVENFQLSTLPPDTENAVDHVFSRQFKLRLMALPGSRIRPPFRSLVVSINGLATIRTLDNYLHSRISVRNETGRRFSILREAGSLRESMSGSSRNSSGDYTDSMSQDAPNHTTEPSERRDSSTSSHFEEHFVFSLMGKKVPRNKTIFRILYEYIQLSDDHTLDDFWKTPVPIFYGEPDCIHNDMKGELNYENETEGFSINIREILDLLSILYYGIRDVHTLFPDKHFRGNIENILTDFSNWKLSAKLNRQLEEQQLVVHGCLPSWCISLTSAYPFLVPFETRYLLLQSTAFGLSRSVSFLLSRNPELSKNESSSILQFVSLHRQKIRISRKKIFNYALHLLATYAASENILEIEYEDEVGSGLGPTLEFYTSVSKEFTLNSLDIWRNDQPNSKFVYQASGLFPSPIPLLGSSPENERKISLFFALGQFVARSIYDSRIISIQFNPLFFARNIPLTISSVAKVDKGLANSLRYLEKLIPGKNPTNAETDIKLEDLHLDFTLPGFPSIELIPDGASTPVTTFNVSDYLNYVIDYTVGKGVQQQLEAFQNGFSSVFPYTSLQVLTEHELVTLFGTVDEDWSYATLMKSIVADHGYTMESPTIQRLLTLMSQMNFQEQRDFLQFITGSRKLPIGGFAGLNPPLTVVRRLNEPPYVPDDYLPSVMTCVNYLKLPEYSSSEVLGSRLSKAILEGQGSFHLS, encoded by the coding sequence ATGTCTGTTCAAGCGTATACGAATACTCCGAATTTACCGAATTTAATACATAGTGAATCTATAACCAACTCACCTGTGTTTATACCAAACCTACGAAGTAAGTCCGACAACAAACATAGATTAAACACTTCTGAAGAATTGCCATTTACAAAGAAACGCAGAGCAactaaacattttttaaaaatggagGTATCTGCCAAAATTTCTGAACCACCTTCTAGTAAAAGTGTGGAATTTGGAAGGCATTTAAATATGCGGCATGATTTTTCCGAATTGCTTGAACAACCACTTACAACGAGCAAAACTAGGGTCTTTAAATCCTTTAATGAAAAGCTCAAAGGTAAACCCCAGTTAGTGAAATCCGATAAAGGTGTGTTGCCTCTTAATAAGCAATCGGATATACTGAATTCTTATGAACGCGTTTTAAGCAATGCTTCGGTTGATTCTGCATTAGACAAAAAGGCGGAAGTTGATATCATTCCATTTGATAAATCAGTTATGGAACCAAAGAACATAACTTTTAATGACAAAAGTGGCTTAACCAAGTTTGGGAATTCAAACTCTTATGAAACTACGTATTCTGACTCCAGCAACTATCATACTTCTACTGATTCGTCCCAATATAATGACCAAGATGACCACGTCTATGATGATACTAATGATGGAACTGATGAtgatataaataataacgAGTACAAAGACGATGAATCCAGTAGTGGCAGTGAAAGTTATGAAAGAGATGAAGATGTTGATGAAGAGGAGGAAGAAGACGATGATGAAAACAATGATGAGGGAGAcgatgaagatgaaaatgaaaatgacGAGTTAAGAAGCGAAAACGGTTCACCTAATCCTTCAGCCGCTGTTATTAATGAACAAGAAAACATGAACATGAGTGGAATCGAAGAATACGATGAAACTAACTTGTTAAATGAACTGGGAAGAATCAGAAGAGGTAATCAGTTTCAAAGTTTAGCGTCTTCTATACTTTCTTCCGGTAATTTGGAGAACTCTGATGACGAAGATGTTTCTTTAGGTCCACAGACATACCGTTTCAATAGTTCCTTTCATCCTTTTCGTTCTGCATTTTCTGCTCCAGGTGTTCAATTTGGACGCTTGTTAGAAGGAATAAAGGATTTTAGTGATCCTACTGTTCAAATGCTTTCTCTTCAAGAACTTTCCGAAGCGTTTGCTATGAGTACTGAAGATATGCTTGTTGGATTGTTTTCAACCGATTCATACATTGCGGCTTTTTCCGAAATCTTATCTGGGCGAAATTATGATTTCGGAGAAGTCTCTATTCAACTTATGCTATCCTGTACTACCTGTGTATCTAATATGATGGAAGCTTTGCCTTTATGTATGGCTAAAATAGCATATAGTCCTATTGTTCGCATTCTGTGTGAAAGAATGTTTGATATGCAATACATTGATATTGCTGAACAAGCTTTAGGAGTTTTAGAACGGCTTTCTAAAGATTTTGGTATTTGTATTTTGGAACACAGAGGAATGTTAGCTGCTCTCCAAtactttgattttttttatactacAGTTCAACGGACAGCTATTTCTCTGGCTGCTAATTGCTGTAAGTTTTTGGATGAATCCAATGCTTCCGCAGCAGAAGAAATTATTCCATTGCTTTCTAATATTCTACAATCTTCTGATACCATAGTCGTTAGTAAGGCATATTCTTGCCTGGAGACAATTATTGAATCTTTGAAAACTTCACCAAACATAATTGAAACGATAATTTCCGAGGATTTGATCACCACTATTGTCAATGCTTTGACTAATTCTACCTCACAAAATAAGTCAATGCACTTACAAGTGCAGCTATTACATATAATATCATCTTTGTGTCAGTCATCTTCTGCTTTGATTTTACCTTTTCTTAACCATAATTTGCCGGATGTGATGTACGAAATGCTGTGTGGAATACCACCTTCTGATACATCCCATCAGGCTGATATGATTACAATGCAAAGTTTGTATTATTGTCCGATCGAGTTAATAGAAAACTTGTTAAGAGCTATAACTTCTTTGCTTCCTAAAAACACTAGTAACTTGTCTGATGAATTTAACACGAAACTATATCGATTAAACAGTATACTCTTAACTGTTGTAATGgacatttattttattgtgcCCCTTCATGATATCCGATCGTTAGCTGTGACTACGGCATTGAAAATGTTATGTTCAATTAGggaaaataatttagatGGCTTAGTTTGTTCTCTTCCTTTATCATCATTCATtgcttcaattttaaattcacGCAAATCTGACAATTTCTTGAAGCGAGATGCTTTAGAAATGTGTCTATTTTTGCTTGAAGCACTTCCTAATGTTTATTCTTCGTTATTTATACGAGAAGGCGTTGTACAGGAGGTTGGATTTTTAGTTCGCTCTACCAATGCAGacatgaagaaaataaagttaagtatttccttttcacaAAACAAATCTGCTGCTCGTCATGAGGAGTTGAAGAATTTATCGACGTTAAAGAGCCTTGCCAAGGAGTTTCTCTCTAATTATaaggaagaaaatttagaaaactCAACATTAGTTCAACTTAAACAATTGTCTAAACATTTATTAAGTGAGACCAAACAAGACGAATCTTTTTCAGAACTAgccaaaatatttcaagAAGGATCTAATATTACTAGTCATGAATTACTTCATTCTGGATTAATTCataatttgcttttatcactcaaaaaatttggaagtTCATCTCTTCGAACATTTTTGTTAGCTATGAATACATGTGATGAACGCGAAGTTTTAGAATTTGGTAATGGTCCCTTAGTTTCACTTATCTTTTGTTTGCAAAATCTACTTTCAACTGTTGAGaattttcaactttcaACGTTACCCCCAGATACTGAGAATGCGGTAGATCATGTTTTTTCGCGGCAGTTTAAACTTCGTTTAATGGCTCTTCCGGGATCAAGAATTCGACCACCTTTCCGATCTCTTGTCGTTTCTATTAATGGGCTAGCTACTATTCGTACACTTGATAATTATCTTCACAGTCGCATTTCTGTGCGTAATGAAACTGGACGTCGTTTTTCAATCCTCCGCGAGGCCGGTTCTTTGAGGGAGTCAATGAGTGGATCATCTCGTAACTCTTCAGGAGACTATACTGACTCAATGTCTCAAGATGCTCCTAATCACACAACAGAGCCATCAGAGCGACGTGACTCCTCGACATCATCACATTTCGAGGAACATTTTGTATTCAGTTTGATGGGTAAAAAGGTACCCCGaaacaaaacaatattCAGAATTTTATATGAGTATATACAGTTGTCTGACGATCATACTCTCGAtgatttttggaaaactCCTGTCCCAATATTTTATGGTGAGCCTGATTGCATTCACAATGATATGAAAGGGGAGTTAAACTATGAGAATGAAACAGAGGGATTTTCTATAAATATTAGAGAAATATTGGATTTATTGAGTATTTTGTATTATGGGATTAGAGACGTTCATACCCTCTTTCCTGACAAACATTTCCGTGGCAACATTGAAAACATTCTTACAGATTTTAGCAACTGGAAGTTGAGTGCCAAATTGAATAGACAACTTGAAGAGCAACAACTTGTTGTTCACGGTTGTTTACCCTCCTGGTGTATATCACTAACCTCTGCATATCCATTCCTAGTACCGTTTGAAACTCGATATCTTTTATTGCAATCTACTGCTTTTGGTTTATCAAGATCcgtttcttttcttttgtccCGAAATCCTGAGCTATCAAAAAACGAAAGTTCCTCCATACTTCAATTTGTCAGCTTACATCGCCAGAAAATTCGTATTTCTcggaaaaaaatatttaattacgCTTTGCATTTGCTTGCAACTTATGCGGCTTCTGAAAATATTCTTGAAATAGAATACGAAGATGAAGTTGGTTCAGGTCTTGGGCCCACTTTGGAGTTCTATACTTCAGTATCTAAAGAATTTACCTTAAATTCTCTCGATATTTGGCGGAATGATCAACCCAACTCTAAATTTGTGTACCAAGCGTCTGGACTTTTTCCTTCTCCTATTCCATTATTAGGGTCCAGTccagaaaatgaaagaaaaatttcgtTGTTCTTTGCTCTTGGACAGTTCGTTGCACGCTCGATTTATGATTCAAGGATAATAAGCATTCAGTTTAATCCACTTTTCTTTGCACGAAATATACCTTTAACCATTTCCTCTGTAGCGAAAGTTGACAAGGGCTTAGCTAACTCGTTACGATATTTAGAGAAATTAATACCGGGTAAAAACCCTACAAACGCCGAGACGGACATTAAGCTTGAAGACCTTCATCTCGATTTTACTCTACCGGGATTTCCGTCTATTGAACTCATACCTGATGGAGCTAGTACACCTGTGACAACATTCAATGTGAGtgattatttaaattatgtCATTGACTATACTGTTGGAAAGGGTGTTCAACAACAATTAGAAGCATTTCAAAATGGGTTTTCCAGCGTTTTTCCTTATACTTCTTTGCAAGTTTTGACAGAACATGAATTGGTCACACTATTCGGTACTGTCGATGAGGATTGGAGTTACGCGACCTTGATGAAATCTATAGTAGCAGATCACGGTTACACCATGGAAAGTCCTACAATCCAGAGATTACTGACTTTGATGAGTcaaatgaattttcaaGAACAAAGAGACTTTTTGCAATTTATTACTGGAAGCCGAAAACTTCCTATTGGAGGATTTGCTGGCCTAAATCCCCCGTTAACTGTTGTTAGGCGCTTAAATGAACCTCCTTATGTACCTGATGATTATCTTCCAAGCGTGATGACTTGTGTGAATTATTTGAAACTACCTGAGTATTCTTCAAGTGAGGTTTTAGGAAGTCGACTTTCTAAGGCTATTTTAGAAGGACAGGGCAGTTTTCATTTATCCTAA
- the sdg1 gene encoding acetylase Sdg1, with the protein MSNVQRKRIDIRRPTLAELSSIRSIAMNALNGQSRNLSQKIFWHPLYLAVFGLVFMGIYRLTNMVEGNTKLRTFVLLILVSAVFLTLIEFPCRNVYAKISTEDNQPDGCLAEENLKHFYMARIDKERVIGIIGILPANAPGAYQNTPTIVHWTVIPKFYQYAFDLLDSALREAKEMGADVVSARVYSTDPMLKAFERKDFTPVVDEAFDYLSFFGLRRLVLQKNLSEQPGFENRR; encoded by the coding sequence ATGTCGAATGTGCAACGTAAAAGAATTGATATTCGTCGTCCCACCCTTGCGGAGCTGTCGAGTATTCGATCGATTGCCATGAATGCGTTGAACGGTCAATCGAGAAATCTCtctcaaaaaatcttttggCACCCGTTGTATCTTGCGGTTTTTGGTTTGGTGTTTATGGGGATATATCGCTTAACAAACATGGTAGAAggaaatacaaaattacgaacttttgttttattaatattggTTAGCGCTGTCTTTTTGACGTTGATTGAATTTCCCTGTAGAAATGTGTATGCAAAGATTAGCACTGAAGACAATCAACCTGACGGCTGCTTGGCTGAAGAGAATcttaaacatttttatatGGCCCGCATTGACAAAGAACGAGTTATTGGTATTATAGGTATCTTGCCTGCAAATGCTCCTGGTGCATACCAAAACACACCAACTATTGTCCACTGGACTGTCATTCCTAAATTTTATCAGTATGCGTTTGATCTCCTAGATTCAGCACTTCGTGAGGCGAAGGAGATGGGTGCTGACGTGGTCTCAGCACGAGTTTATTCAACCGACCCAATGTTGAAggcttttgaaagaaaagactTTACTCCTGTAGTTGATGAAGCTTTCGATTATCTATCGTTTTTCGGATTGCGCCGTTTAGTGcttcaaaagaatttgaGCGAACAACCTGGTTTTGAAAATAGAAGATAG
- the bun62 gene encoding WD repeat-containing protein: MQTMSSGIARPVLFLTAREGEYVLKDEFQLGSSSRSTPQITGSPLDPNTPVKRLFFMRINIAQFSRWDYPYPREYIEELKKIHGVHHVEENRDVPSILENYRNSKRKSHNFSSSNTPYLKLHRPASRAGAPLINAKSFISSLTFHDNIVRSFQPSIHGKTFVFANHEKSFYWLDVSAANSHSALLKMEFPRASPVCHDINSFTKSPKGLDVIIGFDTGDVLWYDPINFKYLRFNKNGQLNSSSVTAIKWVAGKDSQFLVSFRNGWLVLYDKYRHEQPLHIVVPEKNLKSLYLSSPGTFNILISINHRDDRKLNPVACYAFSKSPINGFCFSPDYQYLALVSERGTLKLFDFVKEHVLDVFHSYFAGLTCVTWSPDGKFIAIGGKDDLVSIYSFPLRKLVARCQGHKSWVTDVIFDAWRCDDDNYRIASVGLDRKLLLWDFSVSAIHRPKSAVYYVNHHSNNSKPAISDFDDVGDLTMGSEIDNSNYVNGDITIHPTLSRSLIPVISPITIYDVDDSPLSSVFFDPDCMITCATNGRIRTWQRP; this comes from the coding sequence ATGCAAACGATGTCTTCTGGAATTGCCCGTCCGGTTCTGTTTTTAACTGCTCGCGAGGGAGAATATGTTTTGAAGGATGAATTTCAATTAGGCAGTTCATCACGTTCTACTCCTCAAATTACCGGTTCACCTTTAGATCCAAACACGCCTGTAAAACGTCTGTTCTTTATGCGGATAAATATTGCTCAATTCTCCCGTTGGGATTACCCCTATCCACGAGAATATATTGAAGAACTTAAGAAAATTCATGGCGTTCATCATGTTGAAGAGAATAGAGATGTCCCCTCAATTCTTGAAAATTATCGCAATAGTAAACGAAAGTCCCACAACTTTTCTTCCTCTAACACTCCTTATTTGAAGCTTCACAGACCGGCCTCTCGTGCTGGTGCTCCTTTAATCAATGCTAAATCCTTTATCTCCTCCCTTACATTTCATGACAACATAGTACGTTCTTTTCAGCCTTCTATTCATGGTAAAACCTTTGTGTTTGCTAATCACGAAAAATCGTTTTATTGGCTTGATGTGAGTGCTGCTAATTCCCATTCTGCCTTACTCAAAATGGAATTTCCAAGGGCATCACCTGTTTGCCATGATATAAATTCCTTTACTAAAAGTCCCAAGGGCTTGGACGTAATAATTGGGTTTGATACAGGCGACGTACTTTGGTATGATCCTATTAATTTCAAGTATTTACGctttaacaaaaatggaCAGCTGAATAGCTCCTCTGTTACCGCTATAAAGTGGGTTGCTGGCAAAGATTCTCAATTTTTGGTATCTTTTCGCAATGGTTGGCTTGTGCTTTATGACAAATATCGTCACGAGCAACCACTCCATATTGTGGTACCGGAAAAAAACCTAAAATCTTTATATCTTAGTTCTCCAGGAACCTTTAATATTCTCATAAGTATTAATCACCGAGATGACCGTAAACTCAATCCGGTTGCTTGCTatgcattttcaaaatcaccGATTAACGGCTTTTGTTTCAGTCCCGATTATCAATACCTGGCACTCGTCTCTGAGAGAGGAACATTGAagctttttgattttgtgaAGGAACACGTCCTTGATGTTTTTCATAGTTACTTTGCTGGGTTAACCTGTGTCACCTGGTCTCCAGATGGTAAATTTATCGCTATAGGAGGTAAAGATGATCTGGTTTCAATATACTCCTTTCCTTTACGAAAGTTAGTAGCTCGCTGTCAAGGCCATAAATCTTGGGTCACCGATGTGATATTTGATGCTTGGAGATGTGATGATGATAATTATAGAATAGCTAGTGTAGGACTCGACAGAAAACTACTACTCTGGGATTTCAGTGTGAGCGCTATTCATAGACCCAAGTCTGCAGTTTATTATGTGAATCATCATTCTAATAATTCTAAACCAGCTATAAGTGATTTTGATGATGTCGGTGATTTAACAATGGGATCAGAAATTGACAATTCAAATTATGTGAACGGCGATATTACTATCCATCCTACATTATCTCGTTCTTTAATACCTGTTATATCACCTATTACCATTTACGATGTCGATGATAGTCCTCTCAGTTCCGTCTTCTTTGATCCTGACTGTATGATAACATGTGCTACAAACGGAAGAATTCGAACATGGCAACGTCCATAA
- the pby1 gene encoding tubulin-tyrosine ligase has product MSSTKKDIKVYVNYRDEYAEPKIISALKNSGKELTFTNSAKEANFQWAQYEDIDFDEVYKNPKTKLCCSYVIRKALIRKEYLWRTVITYLAKHPDSILSKSVPEAYSLELDYAEFLDDSLMEAYELRQELEENATKNISEKQWYILKPSMCDRAQGIRLFSTIEELQAIFDSFDDEESESEEAGLEEKGDITVAFNNKIVISQIRNFLVQKYISKPLLLDHRKFHIRAYVLATGALSVYLFNEMLCLLARDKYKKPTPDPDLLFSHLSNTCLQGDNVEQSSIRDFWNTSIENKDDIFKSILNIIGDVFEAAATTQGIHFQPLENCFEIFGVDFLVDCESQVYLLEVNSYPDFKQTGKNLSNIIENLFSAVVETAIIPFFESSTKRNVDSKLTLAKKLQLFGFR; this is encoded by the exons ATGTCTTCTACTAAGAAAGACATAAAAGTTTATGTCAACTATCGTGACGAGTATGCAGAGCCAAAAATCATATCTGCGTTGAAGAATAGTGGAAAAGAGTtaacttttacaaattcaGCGAAGGaagcaaattttcaatgGGCACAGTACGAAGATATCGACTTTGACGAAGTTTACAAGAAcccaaaaacaaaactttgCTGCTCTTATGTGATTCGCAAGGCTTTAATCAGGAAAGAATACCTCTGGCGTACTGTCATAACGTACCTGGCAAAACATCCGGATTCAATATTGTCTAAATCGGTGCCTGAAGCCTATTCTTTGGAATTAGACTATGCAGAATTCCTTGATGATTCATTAATGGAAGCTTATGAACTTCGTCAAGAACTGGAGGAAAATGCTACTAAGAACATTTCAGAAAAACAATGGTATATACTGAAACCCAGTATGTGTGATCGCGCTCAAGGTATCCGTTTATTTTCTACAATTGAAGAACTGCAAGCTATATTTGATAGCTTTGATGATGAGGAAAGTGAATCTGAAGAAGCTGGattggaagaaaaaggtGATATAACTGTCGCTTTTAATAACAAGATTGTAATTAGCCAAATTAGGAACTTTTTAGTTCagaaatatatatctaAACCTCTATTGTTAGATCACCGAAAGTTCCATATTCGTGCATATGTCTTAGCTACTGGTGCTTTGTCTGTATATTTGTTCAATGAAATGCTGTGTCTACTTGCAAGagataaatataaaaagcCCACTCCTGATCCTgatcttttgttttctcaTTTAAGCAATACCTGCTTACAAGGCGACAACGTTGAACAATCATCTATAAGAGATTTTTGGAATACTTccattgaaaataaagatgatATATTTAAATCTATCCTGAATATTATAGGAGATGTTTTTGAGGCTGCAGCAACCACACAAGGGATTCATTTCCAG CCTTTAGAAAATTGCTTCGAAATATTTGGGGTAGATTTTTTGGTTGATTGTGAGTCTcaagtttatttattggAAGTGAATTCT TATCCCGATTTTAAACAAACTGGCAAAAATCTGTCGAATATAAtagaaaatttgttttccgCTGTTGTGGAAACCGCTAtcattccattttttgaaagttctacaaaaagaaatgtgGATTCAAAGTTAACTCTTGCAAAAAAGTTACAGCTTTTTGGTTTTAGGTGA